From the Polaribacter huanghezhanensis genome, the window AAGAAAAAAACGCATTAGATGCTTTAGAAGATCTCAATCAAAAAATTGTAACAAGAGCAGCATATATAGAATCTATCAATAAAGAAGCGGCATTTTTATCATCAGAAATAAAACAAAACGAAAGAAAAATTACCAAATTAACCAAACAACTTACGGCTTTAAAGAAAGATTATGCCGATATGATTTTTAAATCCTATAAAAGCAAATCTAAACAAAGTCAGTTGTTGTTTTTAATGTCTTCTCAGAGTTTTCAGCAAGCATATAAACGTGTGCAGTATATGAAACAATATACGAAATTTAGAAAAAAACAAGGACAAGAAATTGTTTTGCAAACTGATGTCATCAAAAAACTAAACGACTCACTGTTATTTAAAAAGCAAGAAAAAGACACGTTGATAAAAGTAGAAACAGAAGAGAAACAAAAGATAGAAATTGATAAAAAAAATAAAACAAAACTTGTTTCTCAAATCAAAAAGAAAGAAAAGCAGTACATCAAAGAAATAAAAGCGAAGCAAAAAGAAGACCGTAAAATTGCTGCTCAGATAGATAAAATTATTAAAGACGCCATTGCAAAATCAAACGCGAATAAAGCAAATAAAAAATCAACCAGTTTTGCATTAACGCCAGCCGCAAAAGCATTGGCAAAAAAGTTTGAAAGCAATAAAGGAAAATTACCTTGGCCTGTAAAAAGTGGTTTGGTTGTAAGAAAATTCGGAAAACAACCGCATCCAACATTACGTGGAATTACAATTACAAGTTCTGGTTTGCATATAGCTACAGAAAAAGGAGCAACAGCTCAAAGTGTTTTTAACGGAAAAGTTTTGGCAATACAAGTTTTATCTGGCGGAAGAAAAGCCGTTTTAATTCAGCATGGAAATTACATTACCACGTATAATAATTTAGAAACCTTAGCTGTAAATAAAGGCGATAATGTTGTAACTGGACAAGTTTTAGGGAAAATATTTACCAATAAGGTTACCGGAAAAACCACGTTAATATTTGTGTTACACAAAGAAACACAACGACAAAACCCAACAAATTGGTTGTTAAAAAGATAGTTTAGATAAACAAAGCTTTTAATTCAGTCGCTTTGTTTGGCTCCAGTTTTCCAGATAAAATCAAGCTCAATTGTTTTCTTCTTAATGCGCCATCAAAACGTTCTTTTTCTAGTGCTGTTTCTGGTGTAATTTGCGGAACAGGAACTGGACTTCCAGTTTCATCAACAGCAACAAAGGTATAAATTCCTTCGTTTACTCTTGCTCTTTCTCCAGATTCTCTATCTTCAATCCAAACATCTACATAGATTTCCATAGAAGATTTAAAAGCACGAGAAACTTTTGCTTCTACAGTAACCACGCTTCCAACCGGAACTGCCTTTGTAAACGCAACATGATTTACAGATGCAGTTACAACAATTCTTCTAGAATGACGACGAGCAGCAATGCTACAAGCACGATCCATTCTTGCAAGAATTTCTCCACCAAATAAATTATTTAAAGGATTTGTTTCGCCGGGTAAAACCATGTCTGTTAAAACAGTTAATGATTCTTTTGGAGTTTTTGAATGCATCAGAAATAGAATTTTAAATTCTCCGCAAAGATAAGTAATAAGAGATAAATGGTATTGCGGTATTCGTATTAAAAAAAAGTGTTTTTTAATGTAATTTCTTTATAAACATCCAAGCGTCTTCAGAATAATTATCTCTAATTTTTGCTAAGTTTTTATACGCTTGTGCTCTGGTTTCGAAACTAGCATACGTTACTTGCGTTAAGCCCCATTTATTTTTTCCAATAATTTCTGCGTTAAAACCTTTTGCTTTTAATTGGCGCAATTTTTTTTCTGCATTTTCTGGAAATTCAAAAGCTCCAGCAATAATATGGAAGTTTTTAGGCGATTCTTTTGCAACATTTAATTGAATTGTAGGCAACGGATCTCCAATAACAAAAGTTGCAGA encodes:
- a CDS encoding murein hydrolase activator EnvC family protein — protein: MKAFKLFFCFFLIALFSNNAVSQAQTKKQLEEKRQKLKQEISKVNKLLFTVQTKEKNALDALEDLNQKIVTRAAYIESINKEAAFLSSEIKQNERKITKLTKQLTALKKDYADMIFKSYKSKSKQSQLLFLMSSQSFQQAYKRVQYMKQYTKFRKKQGQEIVLQTDVIKKLNDSLLFKKQEKDTLIKVETEEKQKIEIDKKNKTKLVSQIKKKEKQYIKEIKAKQKEDRKIAAQIDKIIKDAIAKSNANKANKKSTSFALTPAAKALAKKFESNKGKLPWPVKSGLVVRKFGKQPHPTLRGITITSSGLHIATEKGATAQSVFNGKVLAIQVLSGGRKAVLIQHGNYITTYNNLETLAVNKGDNVVTGQVLGKIFTNKVTGKTTLIFVLHKETQRQNPTNWLLKR
- a CDS encoding acyl-CoA thioesterase, which codes for MHSKTPKESLTVLTDMVLPGETNPLNNLFGGEILARMDRACSIAARRHSRRIVVTASVNHVAFTKAVPVGSVVTVEAKVSRAFKSSMEIYVDVWIEDRESGERARVNEGIYTFVAVDETGSPVPVPQITPETALEKERFDGALRRKQLSLILSGKLEPNKATELKALFI